In Brassica rapa cultivar Chiifu-401-42 chromosome A06, CAAS_Brap_v3.01, whole genome shotgun sequence, a single window of DNA contains:
- the LOC103873561 gene encoding chloroplastic lipocalin isoform X2, with the protein MVSNIITSLSMTLVLPQSFTRPANTRIICSLENPTGSKEALRKHFVSGFAAILLLSQAGQGVALDLSSRYHNICQLGSASVEGNKPTLPLDDDPEAMMMMMMRGMTAKNFDPVRYSGRWFEVASLKRGFAGQGQEDCHCTQGVYTFDMKEPAIRVDTFCVHGSPDGYITGIRGKVQCVGAQDLEKTETDLEKQEMIKEKCYLRFPTIPFIPKLPYDVIATDYDNYALVSGAKDRSFVQVYSRTPNPGPEFIAKYKDYLAQFGYDPEKIKDTPQDCEVMSDGQLAAMMSMPGMEKTLTNQFPDLELRKSVQFDPFTSVFETLKKLVPLYFK; encoded by the exons ATGGTAAGTAACATCATAACTAGCCTGTCAATGACACTAGTTCTTCCTCAAAGCTTCACTCGACCTGCAAATACAAG AATTATATGTTCCTTGGAGAATCCCACTGGAAGCAAGGAGGCTTTGAGAAAGCATTTTGTTTCAGGCTTTGCTGCCATTTTGCTTCTCTCTCAGGCAGGCCAG GGTGTTGCCTTGGATCTCTCTTCACGTTATCACAACATCTGCCAACTGGGAAGTGCTTCTGTGGAAGGAAACAAGCCTACTCTTCCACTTGATGATGACCCGGaagcgatgatgatgatgatgatgagaggcATGACGGCTAAGAACTTTGACCCAGTTAGGTACTCTGGAAGATGGTTCGAAGTGGCTTCTCTTAAGCGTGGCTTTGCTGGTCAAGGCCAAGAAGATTGCCATTGTACACAG GGCGTATACACGTTTGATATGAAGGAACCAGCTATACGGGTGGATACGTTTTGTGTTCACGGTAGCCCTGATGGGTATATAACAGGAATCAGAGGAAAAGTTCAATGCGTTGGAGCACAAGACCTGGAGAAAACTGAGACTGACTTAGAAAAGCAAGAGATGATTAAAGAGAAATGTTACCTTCGATTTCCCACCATTCCTTTCATTCCTAAGTTGCCTTATGATGTCATAGCTACAGATTACGACAACTACGCTCTTGTTTCTGGAGCCAAAGACAGGAGCTTTGTTCAG GTATACTCAAGGACACCTAACCCGGGACCAGAGTTCATAGCCAAGTACAAAGACTATTTGGCACagtttggctacgacccggagaaaATAAAGGATACTCCACAGGACTGTGAAGTGATGTCTGATGGTCAGCTAGCTGCTATGATGTCCATGCCAGGTATGGAGAAAACGCTGACAAACCAGTTTCCAGATCTTGAATTAAGAAAGTCAGTCCAGTTTGATCCCTTCACTAGTGTGTTTGAAACTTTGAAGAAACTGGTCCCACTCTATTTCAAGTAG
- the LOC103873561 gene encoding chloroplastic lipocalin isoform X1, giving the protein MVSNIITSLSMTLVLPQSFTRPANTRCSVVRRINSRSHYSDRIICSLENPTGSKEALRKHFVSGFAAILLLSQAGQGVALDLSSRYHNICQLGSASVEGNKPTLPLDDDPEAMMMMMMRGMTAKNFDPVRYSGRWFEVASLKRGFAGQGQEDCHCTQGVYTFDMKEPAIRVDTFCVHGSPDGYITGIRGKVQCVGAQDLEKTETDLEKQEMIKEKCYLRFPTIPFIPKLPYDVIATDYDNYALVSGAKDRSFVQVYSRTPNPGPEFIAKYKDYLAQFGYDPEKIKDTPQDCEVMSDGQLAAMMSMPGMEKTLTNQFPDLELRKSVQFDPFTSVFETLKKLVPLYFK; this is encoded by the exons ATGGTAAGTAACATCATAACTAGCCTGTCAATGACACTAGTTCTTCCTCAAAGCTTCACTCGACCTGCAAATACAAG ATGCTCTGTGGTTAGGAGGATCAACAGTAGATCTCATTATTCTGACAGAATTATATGTTCCTTGGAGAATCCCACTGGAAGCAAGGAGGCTTTGAGAAAGCATTTTGTTTCAGGCTTTGCTGCCATTTTGCTTCTCTCTCAGGCAGGCCAG GGTGTTGCCTTGGATCTCTCTTCACGTTATCACAACATCTGCCAACTGGGAAGTGCTTCTGTGGAAGGAAACAAGCCTACTCTTCCACTTGATGATGACCCGGaagcgatgatgatgatgatgatgagaggcATGACGGCTAAGAACTTTGACCCAGTTAGGTACTCTGGAAGATGGTTCGAAGTGGCTTCTCTTAAGCGTGGCTTTGCTGGTCAAGGCCAAGAAGATTGCCATTGTACACAG GGCGTATACACGTTTGATATGAAGGAACCAGCTATACGGGTGGATACGTTTTGTGTTCACGGTAGCCCTGATGGGTATATAACAGGAATCAGAGGAAAAGTTCAATGCGTTGGAGCACAAGACCTGGAGAAAACTGAGACTGACTTAGAAAAGCAAGAGATGATTAAAGAGAAATGTTACCTTCGATTTCCCACCATTCCTTTCATTCCTAAGTTGCCTTATGATGTCATAGCTACAGATTACGACAACTACGCTCTTGTTTCTGGAGCCAAAGACAGGAGCTTTGTTCAG GTATACTCAAGGACACCTAACCCGGGACCAGAGTTCATAGCCAAGTACAAAGACTATTTGGCACagtttggctacgacccggagaaaATAAAGGATACTCCACAGGACTGTGAAGTGATGTCTGATGGTCAGCTAGCTGCTATGATGTCCATGCCAGGTATGGAGAAAACGCTGACAAACCAGTTTCCAGATCTTGAATTAAGAAAGTCAGTCCAGTTTGATCCCTTCACTAGTGTGTTTGAAACTTTGAAGAAACTGGTCCCACTCTATTTCAAGTAG